The nucleotide window AATCAACAGAGCCGATAACCACGCACTCCTTGCTCAGGCCCGCATACTCACGATGCCCGGGGGAAATGGTGATCCTGCCGTGCCCGTCAGGCCGCTGCTCATCCGCACTTGCTGCCAAGTTACGGATGAACGCACGCGCTTCCGGGTTCGACCGAGAAATAGCCGCAGCTTTTCTCGCCCGAGCAGCAAACTCCTCCCGCGGGTACACCGCAAGAGAGTGATCCTGGCCTTTTGTCACCATCAGGCCGCCGGCCAGTTCCTCACGAAACTTAGCCGGAAGGGTCAGTCGCCCCTTGTCATCGAGCTTCGGGTTATAGGTGCCCAAGAACATTGCGCACCCACCTTTCTTCTCGGCTGACGTCAGACACACGGGCTGCACTGTGGACGGTTATGTAGTTGTCAATCAGGGTGGAAAAGACACCAGTCCCAACCACTGCCCCCCACAATACCCCACTTTCCCCCACTTTCAACCCCAGCACACACATTCTGCAGGTTCACAGGCAACTTTCAGCAGAAGGACAGCCCCTGTAGACCCCGGTAAAAATCTAGCCACACCCCTTTTGAACAGGACTTTTAAAAAGAAAAAGGTAGTGCGGTGGGGCGCAGTGGGGCATTTTTCACACGGTGGGTGAAAAACCCCGGATCTACCCCCGTAGACCTCGCCAATCCGGGACTTTTTCCACGAATATGCCAATAAAAAGAGGCAAACAGCACGATGCTGTTTGCCTCTTTTCCCCACGATTGCTTACAAGTGGAGCAAAGTGGGAAAGCGCTAGCTGGGCCCGTCTAGTCGCGGTTGAAACGCTTGTAGAAATCTTCTTCTAAGGAGGAAGCCTTCTTGGATTTCGCAGGCTTGGAGGCGGAGTTCAACCGACGTTTCGATGTAGGGGTCGCCCCTCCCTGATTATTGGCCGACGATCCACGCACGAACCAAATCCCGGCAACGAACATGACGAGGAAACCGACTGCGCTCAAGATGAGGAAAAGTTGACTGGTTTTCACGAACGCGATACCGCCAACAAGCATGCACAAACCAAGAGCAAACAAGGCGATCGATCGCAAGGCAACCCCCGGCAGTGCCGGACCTTCGTCGATACGACCGAAATTGGGATCGTCTGCCATCAGCGACATTTCTATTTCACGAAGCGCCTGCTGCTCGCGGTCGGAAAGCGACACGATTCCTCCAAGTGAATCCAGGAACTAAATTTTTCTGGGATGGACGTGTGGCCCTCACAGGCCATCACACCCTTTTATACGCCTGTTTAACGTCCGACAGGCGGGTCAAGTTCCCGGAACCAACCTTCGTGACGTGTCTGCACAGCTTATGCAGCCACAGCCCACCCCACGGCGTTGTCAACATCGTCGACGAAGCTATCTACGGCTGCCAGCATCTCTGCCACAGCACTCTCGGTTAACTCCGGCCCCACCCCAAGGGTGGCACGCTTGCGGAGCACGCTAAAACGCTGGAATTCATCAGCCTGCTGAGCCTCGCACTCACCCAACAGGCGAAGCTGATCCCACGCATTTGTTGGCAGTCGCTTCTTGCGCGAGAGGGAACTGGCGGCAACCATAGCCCCAACGCATCGCAAGGCAGCTTGGTAAGCTAGTTCCACCGACATCTCGTAATTACCCAGGCCATGCTCTTTCTTGCCCTGACTCAGTAAGGTGTGAGCCTTCCACGCGAATAGTTCTGCGTCACTGAGCCGGCCGCTTCCGCGCACGCTTGCAGAAGCAACGCTGCTAGAGCTTTGACCTCGACAGCGCGCATGAGGCGTGACCATCGTCAACGTCGGCCCTTCAGATGCAGCGGACCGCCCCGGGAAAGTGTCGCTAGTGCCATTGGCGGTCTTTAGTGGTGCATTCATGTGACTGTCCCCTTTAACTAGGTGTTTAGCTTTAACTATGGGATGAATCTATAAAGTCCACCGGACAGTGGACAGCGAAAAACTTCGAACATTCGAACAGACCGAGGTGCTACGCCATAATAAAACGAGTTCACGTTCTCTTTCAGTAGCCCAGCAACTGTGCACAGCTGTTCTATTTTTCACTTTCCGTCGCGGCCACCGTCGCAAATTAGTACGCTCGGAAATGACACCCCCACAGCCCACGGAGCACCCATGCACTCACCCCAACGCCATCTAATCGACGGAACGGATTACTACTGGCGTTTCCTCCACCCCTCAGAATTCGCGGCCCACTGCGATGCACTCATCAGCATCTATAGCCAAGCAATGGGGTTGCCAGCCGAGAAATCCCGGCGCGCGTTCTGGCAACGATGCACCACTCATCCGGGGTTTTTGTCTGTCGCCGCGTTTTCGGAACAACACACCATCGGGGTGGCATTCGGATACCTGGCGGCTCCCACCGACAATTGGTACCGCCAAGTTCACTACGGATTAGTGGAACGCTCTGAGGCGCGACTAGATACGCAGCTGCGGTTCCCACAGTTATCCCATTACTTTGAACTGAGCGAAATCCACGTTCACCCTAAATACCAAGGCCACGGAGTGGGGCGCGCAATGCTGGTTGGTTTGTCCCAGAGGACTCAAGCTGAGGCAATCATGCTATCTACCCCAGAGGTCGAGGGCGAAAACAACAATGCCTTCGGACTCTACCGTCACCTGGGCTTTTACGATGTGCTTCGCGATTTCCACTTTCCCGGGGATCCACGCGCCTTCGCTATCCTTCGAGCGCAACTGCCGCTAAAGAGCGCAGCACCGGATAGCTGCTAGCGCACGGCGTCATGCCCCTGGTCCGGCCCCCAGGCCGGAGCCATGCCCAAATTGTGGAGGACCTCTTGTGTAGCCCGGGCGAAGTTGAGTGTCATGAAGTGCAGGTCCGGAGCTCCTTCGGAAATGAGCCTTTCAGCCATCTGCGTGGTTACCTCGATACCCACCTTGCGGACCTCTTCTGCTGCTTTGTCTGGATCACCTGCCGCTGCTCGCTCCAGCCGGCTTTCCAACCCCGCCGGCAGCTGCGCCCCTGACAGCTCCACCTGTCGACGCACCGAACGCAAACTCGTTATGGGCATCAACCCCGGAATCACCGGCTTCGAACCATGTTCCGGATCCGCTGCCGCCAAACGATCACGCAGGCGAAGGTAGTGCTCGACGTCGAAAAACATCTGCGTAATCGAATACTGCGCGCCAGCGCGTAATTTCGCGAGAGTATAGAAGGTGTCTTCCTCCAGGTCTTTCGCCCGGTAATGCCCCTCGGGGAAACTAGCGATACCCACCTCAAAGCGGGAGCATTCAGGTATCTGGCCAACAAGATCAATGAGCTCACTGGCGTAGCTCAATCCATCCTCGCAGGCCTGCCAATCACCCAGGGGATCCCCTGGCGGGTCCCCACGCAAAGCAAGCAAGTTTGTTAGCCCCTGCTCTGCGTATCCCTTGAGGATCTCCACCAATTCGTCAGTGCTGTGGTCAACGAGGGTCAGGTGCACCAACGTTGTGAGAGGTTGCTGCGTCAGCCTGTGTGCAATGCGGGCGGTCCGTTGGCGTGTGGATCCGCCCGCACCGTAAGTCACAGATACGAAGGCTGCTCCCAGGTCATGGAACGTTTCGGCGGCTCGCCACAGCCTGTTTTCCGCGGCGTCATCACGAGGGGGCATAAACTCTACAGAAAAAGGCACCCTACCCGGAGCCGGCAAGTTAATGGCCTGCAAGATGGGCAGCTGCAGCTGGGTTCGGGACTGACCGGAGGTCTGCTGGGCAAGGTTTTCGGACATAGCAAGTATGGTAGGAGGGAAAGAAGCGATGTACGTGAGCCACACCGACCAAGCTGTCTATAAAAACTAGCCCCCTTGGTCTGCTGCTTCGCGAGCGCCCACAGCTACCACACACCACACGTGCAGTCACGCCGAGTACGTCCACGAGGCCAAACTTAAAGGACAACACATGCGCACAACCCACAGCGACGACACAGCCACCCTGGTCGACACCATCAACAACGAACTACGAGCCTACCTCGACTCCAAAAACCAACAGCTCGGAAGCATCTCACCCCACGTCGCCAACTCCATCAACCTGCTCACACAATTCGCTACCAACGGTGGCAAACGCATCCGCCCACAATTTGCCTGGGCGGCCTACACGGGCCTCAAAAACACAACTGACGTCGCGCAAGAAGATGACGCCGCAGTATTGCGCGCCTTCACCGCACTCGAACTGATCCAAGCCTGCGCCCTCATCCACGACGACATCATCGACTCCTCCGACACCCGGCGCGGCAACCCAACCGTCCACAAAGCCGTCGAAACCAACCACCAAGACGCCCAACTACACGGATCTAGCCGCGCTTTCGGCGAAGCCGTCGCCATTCTAGTGGGCGACCTCGCACTCGCCTGGGCCGACGACATGCTCCGCGACTCCGGTGTCAGCGCCGATGGCCTATCGCGCATGTATCAGCCCTGGCAAGACATGCGATCAGAGGTTATCGCCGGGCAACTCCTAGATATCTGCCTAGAAGCCACCCGCGGAGAAGACGAGCGCGAATCGGAAAAAGTCAACCGCTACAAGACAGCTGCGTACACCATCGAACGTCCCCTGCATTTAGGGGCTGCGCTTGCCGGCGCTTCTGAGGAAGCCACCAGCAGGCTGCTGACATACGGGCGCGACATCGGCATCGCCTACCAGCTTCGAGACGACATGCTCGGTGTTTTTGGCGATCCCTCTGTCACTGGTAAGCCCGCCGGCGATGACTTACGCGAAGGCAAACGCACCGTGCTGTTTGCCAAAGCACTGTCGTGGGCAGACACGCACAATCCTGACGCCGCGTCACAACTGCGTGCAGGGCTCGGCACTGCCTCCACACCGGAAGACATCGCGCATTTGTCCGACCTCATCGCCTCCACCGATGCCGTGGAGCAAGTCGAGCAGCGGATCTCCGAGCTGACCACCAGTGGACTCAATGCCCTCGAATACCCAAGCATCCCCGAAGAACTACGCGCCACGTTGCGGGCACTAGCTAACCAAGCACTCGTGAGGAAGATGTAGTCCCCATGACCCCCGCCACTGATACTCGCTGGGAGCACCTCGCGCGCCTGCGCGATTCCATAAACCCCCGCACGCTCGGGCTCATCGGCGCCGTGGCTATCACCCTCGGCAGCTTCGGTGGCGGGGCTATTCGCTACCGCGGCGGAGTCCTCGACGCACTCGGCCTACGATTCTTCAGCTACGGGCACGGTGCAGGATTCTCCAACGTATTGTTTTTCATCGGTACTGCCGCGCTCATTGCCGCGTGGATCATCCTCGGGTATCGCATACGCACCACCAGCGTGGCGCTCCGCGAGATCAACCGCACCCTCGCCGCATGGGTTGCTCCGCTAGCGCTCGCCGCCCCCATGTTCAGCCGCGACGTCTACTCGTACCTCATGCAAGGGGCCATGCTGCGCGACGGCTTCGATCCGTACACCGAAGGCGCAGCTGTTAACCCCGGGCCACTGTTGCTCGAGGTCAGCCACGACTGGCGCAACACCACCACCCCCTACGGTCCTCTCCACCTGTGGCTGGGCGAAGGAATCACCAGCATCAGCGGCGACAACGTCACCCTTGGCGTCCTTCTATACAAAATTGTGTCTCTCGCGGGCTTTATCGCTATCTCCTGGTCCATCCCCAAAATCGCCCAACATCTGGGCGCTAATCCCACATGGGCGCAGTGGATCGGCGTGGCCAACCCCGTGATGATCTTCCACCTCGTCGGTGGCATGCACAACGAATCCGTGATGGTCGGGCTCGTCAGCATCACCATCTATCTTGCTCTACGCCGGCACACACCCGTCGTCCTGCTCGGCGCCGCCATCGCGCTCAAAGCAACCGCAATTATCGCCCTGCCCTTCCTCGTTTGGATCGAAACCCACCGACTATCCAACAAACACGGAATCCACCCCGTTGTCGCCTTCATCATCAGCGGCACCTGGATGACGGCCATCACCGTCGCCACCATAGCCATCATTACCCGCCTATCCGGCTCCTCATGGGGATGGGTCAGCCAACTATCCGGCAACTCAAAAGTGATTAACCCCCTAGCGCTACCCACACTAGCCGCCGACATCATCACCGCGAACGGCAAATACATAGACGAAAACATCCCCTACAACACGATCCTGTCCACCACTCGAACCATTGGCATGATCGCCATGCTCCTGGGCCTCGTCATCGTCTGGTGGCTAGCAAGAAAAACAGAACTAGGCGCCATCCGAGGCACCGCCGCAGCCTACACCGTAGCGGTGCTGTTCAACGCCGTCAC belongs to Corynebacterium argentoratense DSM 44202 and includes:
- the mraZ gene encoding division/cell wall cluster transcriptional repressor MraZ, with amino-acid sequence MFLGTYNPKLDDKGRLTLPAKFREELAGGLMVTKGQDHSLAVYPREEFAARARKAAAISRSNPEARAFIRNLAASADEQRPDGHGRITISPGHREYAGLSKECVVIGSVDFLEIWDAEAWKQYQETTEDAFSAGQDVALDGLL
- a CDS encoding polyprenyl synthetase family protein, with the translated sequence MRTTHSDDTATLVDTINNELRAYLDSKNQQLGSISPHVANSINLLTQFATNGGKRIRPQFAWAAYTGLKNTTDVAQEDDAAVLRAFTALELIQACALIHDDIIDSSDTRRGNPTVHKAVETNHQDAQLHGSSRAFGEAVAILVGDLALAWADDMLRDSGVSADGLSRMYQPWQDMRSEVIAGQLLDICLEATRGEDERESEKVNRYKTAAYTIERPLHLGAALAGASEEATSRLLTYGRDIGIAYQLRDDMLGVFGDPSVTGKPAGDDLREGKRTVLFAKALSWADTHNPDAASQLRAGLGTASTPEDIAHLSDLIASTDAVEQVEQRISELTTSGLNALEYPSIPEELRATLRALANQALVRKM
- a CDS encoding GNAT family N-acetyltransferase; this encodes MHSPQRHLIDGTDYYWRFLHPSEFAAHCDALISIYSQAMGLPAEKSRRAFWQRCTTHPGFLSVAAFSEQHTIGVAFGYLAAPTDNWYRQVHYGLVERSEARLDTQLRFPQLSHYFELSEIHVHPKYQGHGVGRAMLVGLSQRTQAEAIMLSTPEVEGENNNAFGLYRHLGFYDVLRDFHFPGDPRAFAILRAQLPLKSAAPDSC
- a CDS encoding methylenetetrahydrofolate reductase, producing MSENLAQQTSGQSRTQLQLPILQAINLPAPGRVPFSVEFMPPRDDAAENRLWRAAETFHDLGAAFVSVTYGAGGSTRQRTARIAHRLTQQPLTTLVHLTLVDHSTDELVEILKGYAEQGLTNLLALRGDPPGDPLGDWQACEDGLSYASELIDLVGQIPECSRFEVGIASFPEGHYRAKDLEEDTFYTLAKLRAGAQYSITQMFFDVEHYLRLRDRLAAADPEHGSKPVIPGLMPITSLRSVRRQVELSGAQLPAGLESRLERAAAGDPDKAAEEVRKVGIEVTTQMAERLISEGAPDLHFMTLNFARATQEVLHNLGMAPAWGPDQGHDAVR
- a CDS encoding alpha-(1->6)-mannopyranosyltransferase A yields the protein MTPATDTRWEHLARLRDSINPRTLGLIGAVAITLGSFGGGAIRYRGGVLDALGLRFFSYGHGAGFSNVLFFIGTAALIAAWIILGYRIRTTSVALREINRTLAAWVAPLALAAPMFSRDVYSYLMQGAMLRDGFDPYTEGAAVNPGPLLLEVSHDWRNTTTPYGPLHLWLGEGITSISGDNVTLGVLLYKIVSLAGFIAISWSIPKIAQHLGANPTWAQWIGVANPVMIFHLVGGMHNESVMVGLVSITIYLALRRHTPVVLLGAAIALKATAIIALPFLVWIETHRLSNKHGIHPVVAFIISGTWMTAITVATIAIITRLSGSSWGWVSQLSGNSKVINPLALPTLAADIITANGKYIDENIPYNTILSTTRTIGMIAMLLGLVIVWWLARKTELGAIRGTAAAYTVAVLFNAVTLPWYYASLISLYGVVKPGEKLQRVMIATSLFVAWEFAGSGNHKLYDLPWVALSIVLSIAAVKVVYSGTRKPSPVPAA
- a CDS encoding SAV_6107 family HEPN domain-containing protein, with translation MNAPLKTANGTSDTFPGRSAASEGPTLTMVTPHARCRGQSSSSVASASVRGSGRLSDAELFAWKAHTLLSQGKKEHGLGNYEMSVELAYQAALRCVGAMVAASSLSRKKRLPTNAWDQLRLLGECEAQQADEFQRFSVLRKRATLGVGPELTESAVAEMLAAVDSFVDDVDNAVGWAVAA
- a CDS encoding DUF3040 domain-containing protein, coding for MSLSDREQQALREIEMSLMADDPNFGRIDEGPALPGVALRSIALFALGLCMLVGGIAFVKTSQLFLILSAVGFLVMFVAGIWFVRGSSANNQGGATPTSKRRLNSASKPAKSKKASSLEEDFYKRFNRD